Proteins from a genomic interval of Amycolatopsis sp. cg13:
- the rnpA gene encoding ribonuclease P protein component: MLPAGARLRRSEDFRVVLRRGSRAGRRRLVVHALTTDPSVAASFAARAGFVVSKAVGNSVVRHRVTRRLRHLVSARLGTLPAGTSLVVRALPPAASASSAELGSDLDAALRRLGLAPSGRPAGADAPRQPRQQGAAPDHGSAV; this comes from the coding sequence GTGCTGCCCGCTGGCGCACGTCTGCGGCGGAGCGAGGACTTCCGGGTCGTCCTCCGCCGGGGGTCCCGAGCCGGCAGGCGCCGCCTCGTCGTTCATGCGTTGACCACGGACCCGTCCGTGGCCGCCTCGTTCGCGGCCAGGGCGGGTTTTGTGGTGAGCAAGGCCGTCGGCAACTCGGTGGTGCGCCACCGGGTGACCCGCCGGTTGCGCCACCTTGTTTCCGCGCGTCTCGGAACACTGCCCGCGGGCACTTCGTTGGTGGTACGGGCATTGCCTCCGGCGGCGTCCGCGTCGAGCGCGGAGCTGGGCTCCGACCTCGACGCCGCGCTGCGCCGGCTCGGCCTCGCGCCGTCCGGCCGCCCGGCCGGGGCCGATGCTCCCCGGCAGCCGCGTCAACAGGGCGCGGCACCCGACCACGGATCAGCGGTGTAA
- the yidD gene encoding membrane protein insertion efficiency factor YidD yields MDATSEHSTTEAPEEGKPPRPGPVAWVLLLPVRFYRKAISPFLPPACRFYPSCSAYAVEALTRHGAAKGSYLALRRLLRCGPWTPPGRDPVPEKFSWRHRTPETPIEE; encoded by the coding sequence ATGGACGCCACCTCCGAGCACAGCACCACCGAAGCACCCGAGGAAGGAAAGCCGCCCCGGCCGGGACCGGTCGCGTGGGTGCTGCTCCTTCCCGTGCGGTTCTACCGCAAGGCGATCTCGCCCTTTCTTCCCCCGGCCTGCCGGTTCTACCCGAGCTGCAGCGCGTACGCAGTCGAAGCCCTGACCCGCCACGGCGCGGCCAAGGGCTCCTACCTCGCGCTGCGCCGGCTGCTTCGCTGCGGCCCGTGGACCCCGCCCGGCCGCGACCCGGTGCCCGAGAAGTTCTCGTGGCGACACCGCACGCCTGAAACACCGATCGAGGAGTAG
- the rpmH gene encoding 50S ribosomal protein L34: MSKGKRTFQPNNRRRAKTHGFRLRMRTRAGRGILAARRRKGRAELSA, translated from the coding sequence GTGAGCAAGGGCAAGCGCACCTTCCAGCCGAACAACCGTCGTCGCGCGAAGACCCACGGTTTCCGCCTGCGCATGCGGACCCGCGCGGGTCGCGGCATCCTCGCGGCGCGCCGTCGCAAGGGCCGCGCCGAGCTGTCCGCCTGA